A region of the Mesoaciditoga lauensis cd-1655R = DSM 25116 genome:
GGAAATGTGCACCTTAAACAGAGCCATGTCGAAATTCGAAAAATTAAACGCTCAAGTGATCGGAATAAGTGTAGATGGCCCGTTTGCAAATAGGGCCTTTAAGATACAAAATGAGATTTCCTTCCCAATTTTGTGTGATTTTAACAGGGAAGTTGTGAATATGTACGACGTGGCGGAAGAGAACTTTTACGCCATAGATGGATACACAGCAGCCCGGCGCTCTGTTTTCATATTGGACAGGGAAGGAAAGATAGCCTACATGTGGTTATCTAAGAACGCTGGA
Encoded here:
- a CDS encoding redoxin domain-containing protein; this translates as MLKVGETAPQFKLYDTDLNLVFLKDFAGKKVVLAFYPGAFTAVCQKEMCTLNRAMSKFEKLNAQVIGISVDGPFANRAFKIQNEISFPILCDFNREVVNMYDVAEENFYAIDGYTAARRSVFILDREGKIAYMWLSKNAGQEPDYEEIERELEKIK